The proteins below are encoded in one region of Clostridium fermenticellae:
- a CDS encoding UPF0236 family transposase-like protein, producing MYILSLNDKEITFNNLEKKIYKYVCDAACNFLKEVLSHLDRGLMDERDTKIYRNKGLKSTCIKIIMGNIEFERRLYEFKTEDGKKAYKFLLDEYLQMDTIGHISSTLVEKIVNNVTNVSYRNTASNIEELTNQRINHTAVWDVVQKLGSKIEEKEERKILLNKKGKLNGSKEVNVLFQEQDGIWLNIQGKDKPGKGKSKKKELKLRITYEGWKKRNGSKDAYVVENKIACASFSTGKKFKKLSDATIAEVYNTDEIKVRILNGDGTSWIKQGIEDEGVYFQLDPFHKSQAVLRNIQDKKE from the coding sequence ATGTACATTCTAAGTTTAAATGATAAAGAGATAACTTTCAATAACTTAGAGAAAAAAATATATAAATATGTGTGTGACGCGGCATGTAACTTTTTAAAAGAGGTGCTTTCGCACCTGGACCGGGGGTTAATGGATGAAAGAGATACTAAAATATATAGAAATAAAGGATTAAAGTCTACATGTATAAAAATTATTATGGGAAATATTGAATTTGAAAGACGTTTATACGAGTTTAAAACAGAAGATGGGAAAAAGGCATATAAATTTTTATTGGATGAGTACCTGCAAATGGACACTATAGGCCATATTTCAAGTACTTTAGTAGAAAAAATAGTCAATAATGTGACAAATGTATCTTATAGAAATACTGCCAGTAATATCGAAGAACTAACAAACCAAAGAATCAACCATACGGCAGTATGGGACGTAGTACAAAAGTTAGGTTCTAAAATAGAGGAAAAAGAAGAAAGAAAAATATTATTAAATAAAAAAGGAAAGTTAAATGGGTCAAAGGAGGTTAATGTTTTATTTCAAGAACAGGATGGAATATGGTTAAATATACAGGGAAAAGATAAACCCGGGAAAGGCAAATCAAAAAAGAAGGAACTTAAACTTCGAATAACTTATGAAGGATGGAAAAAAAGAAATGGCAGTAAAGACGCCTATGTAGTTGAAAACAAAATAGCATGTGCCAGTTTTAGTACCGGTAAAAAATTTAAGAAACTAAGTGATGCTACTATTGCAGAAGTGTATAATACAGATGAAATAAAAGTAAGAATTTTAAACGGAGATGGGACATCATGGATAAAGCAAGGTATAGAAGATGAAGGAGTATATTTTCAATTAGATCCATTTCATAAAAGCCAGGCTGTATTAAGAAATATTCAAGATAAAAAGGAGTAG
- a CDS encoding GIY-YIG nuclease family protein, with the protein MTYGKSIELFLVNGTADSIITAELSNWNGKAIKIPRIELSSCARDDIIQAGIYFLFCKEDDGRDSVYIGESENVKDRLIQHLRDYQSEKEKYYWNTAVIFTGRDLNKALIRYLENRFVEIAKNSKRYTILTKNTYQNTVMKESQKAMMEEFIDNVRILINVLGFKVLEPVLQKDSVGSASDEELLYISTGRANATGKTTTEGFVVLQGATVNGKVSEKLNVGIVKLRKKMVGNGKINDLITTEDLLFSSSSAAADFVLGYSASGPRTWKAKDGRSLKDIESRKTE; encoded by the coding sequence GTGACCTATGGTAAATCAATCGAACTATTTCTTGTAAATGGTACTGCGGACAGCATCATTACCGCTGAACTCTCTAATTGGAACGGTAAAGCCATAAAGATACCAAGGATAGAGCTTTCATCATGTGCTCGGGATGATATAATACAAGCTGGAATCTATTTTTTGTTCTGTAAGGAAGATGATGGAAGAGATTCCGTTTATATTGGCGAATCCGAGAACGTGAAGGATCGACTTATACAGCACCTTCGGGATTATCAATCAGAAAAAGAAAAATACTACTGGAATACAGCCGTAATATTCACGGGTAGGGATCTTAATAAGGCTCTTATACGCTATCTGGAGAATCGTTTTGTAGAAATAGCAAAAAATAGCAAACGTTATACCATTCTCACAAAGAACACCTATCAGAACACGGTTATGAAAGAATCCCAAAAGGCCATGATGGAAGAATTTATCGATAATGTGAGGATTCTGATAAATGTGCTTGGATTTAAGGTCTTGGAGCCAGTGCTGCAGAAAGATTCTGTTGGTTCAGCTTCAGATGAGGAACTTCTCTACATTTCGACTGGAAGAGCAAACGCTACTGGTAAAACGACAACAGAGGGCTTTGTAGTTTTACAGGGTGCGACGGTTAATGGGAAAGTATCAGAGAAGTTAAACGTGGGCATAGTCAAGCTTCGCAAGAAAATGGTTGGCAATGGTAAAATAAATGATCTGATTACGACAGAAGATCTCTTATTTTCCAGCTCGTCGGCGGCCGCAGATTTTGTTCTTGGCTACAGCGCGAGTGGTCCGAGGACATGGAAAGCAAAGGATGGTCGCTCTCTTAAAGATATCGAAAGCAGAAAGACAGAATGA
- a CDS encoding DUF262 domain-containing protein: MDVTKGNIYDILNGNRWFLIPGYQKYYSLEIEQCSRLWKSIVEMRKKAEIGYFVGSIVNIVVPAGVQEYMIIDGQQRLMALRRCVM, encoded by the coding sequence ATGGATGTGACAAAGGGTAACATCTACGATATCTTGAATGGTAATAGGTGGTTTTTGATCCCGGGATATCAAAAATATTACAGTCTGGAAATTGAACAGTGTAGCCGCCTTTGGAAGAGCATCGTAGAAATGCGGAAGAAGGCTGAGATTGGATATTTTGTAGGTTCAATTGTAAATATCGTAGTGCCTGCAGGGGTTCAAGAATATATGATTATAGATGGACAGCAGAGGCTTATGGCATTGAGGAGGTGCGTAATGTGA